The Pyrus communis chromosome 2, drPyrComm1.1, whole genome shotgun sequence genome includes a window with the following:
- the LOC137727158 gene encoding tetrahydroberberine oxidase-like, translating to MEISHIKLLPLLLLILLSAVCSTTSNSISESFVQCFSSIIHSNSTSNIILTENSSVYSPVLQSSIQNLRFLNTTPKPQAIITPSQYSHVQAAIVCSKKEGIEIRTRSGGHDYEGLSYVSESPFIIIDLFNLRSIDIDIKKDRAWVESGATLGELYYAIAQKSKLYGFPAGICPTIGVGGHISGGGHGPLFRKYGLAADNVLDAKIVDVNGRVLDRKSMGEELFWAIRGGGGSSFGVIVAWKLRLVPVPPIVTGYTVSKTIEQGTTKLVSKWQAIADRMPEEYFLRLVIQVASGAGKNGGKTIQVLFNFLFFESVEKLLPWMQENFPELDLERKNFIEMSWISSVLYIANIPRNETEVLLQRTQQSKRFFKAKSDYVTKPISGAALEGLWKTMLELDSFQLILTPFGGRMSEISDSEIPFPHRKGNLFEIQYFDNWGNAEETEKHISGMRMVYAYLAPCVSKSPRASYLNYRDLDLGRNGDCNTSYAQASAWGLKYFKNNFRRLAKVKTVVDPGNFFRDEQSIPVLHSRKK from the coding sequence ATGGAGATCTCACACATAAAACTACTTCCCCTACTACTTCTCATCCTTCTAAGCGCAGTTTGCTCCACAACTTCTAACTCGATTTCGGAAAGCTTTGTACAATGCTTTTCCTCCATCATACACTCTAACTCAACGAGCAACATCATTCTCACAGAAAACAGTTCGGTTTATTCCCCAGTCTTGCAATCTTCCATACAAAATCTCAGATTCTTGAACACAACACCGAAACCACAAGCTATCATTACCCCTTCTCAATACTCTCATGTTCAAGCAGCTATAGTATGCTCCAAGAAAGAGGGCATAGAAATAAGAACACGAAGCGGGGGCCATGACTATGAGGGCCTATCTTATGTATCCGAATCTCCTTTCATCATCATTGATCTTTTCAATCTTCGATCCATTGATATTGACATAAAGAAGGACAGAGCTTGGGTTGAGTCAGGTGCTACTCTCGGAGAGTTGTACTACGCAATTGCACAAAAGAGCAAACTCTATGGCTTTCCAGCAGGTATTTGTCCAACTATTGGTGTGGGAGGACACATTAGTGGAGGTGGACATGGTCCCTTGTTCAGGAAATATGGTCTAGCAGCTGACAATGTCCTTGATGCTAAGATTGTCGACGTTAATGGCAGAGTTCTTGACAGAAAATCCATGGGAGAAGAGCTCTTTTGGGCTATTCGAGGAGGCGGAGGCTCAAGCTTTGGAGTCATTGTGGCTTGGAAACTCAGGTTGGTTCCTGTTCCTCCAATTGTAACAGGTTACACGGTATCGAAGACCATAGAACAAGGTACAACCAAACTTGTATCTAAATGGCAAGCTATAGCTGACAGGATGCCTGAAGAGTATTTCCTGCGTTTGGTTATCCAAGTTGCAAGTGGAGCTGGTAAAAATGGTGGAAAAACTATACAAGTTTTattcaatttcttgtttttcgAGAGTGTTGAGAAACTTCTTCCTTGGATGCAAGAAAATTTCCCGGAGTTAGATTTAGAGCGGAAGAATTTCATTGAGATGAGTTGGATTTCATCAGTTCTATACATTGCTAACATTCCAAGAAACGAAACAGAAGTTCTGCTTCAGAGGACTCAACAATCTAAGAGATTCTTCAAAGCCAAATCAGATTATGTTACAAAACCTATTTCAGGGGCTGCCTTGGAAGGTTTATGGAAAACAATGCTTGAATTGGATTCATTCCAGTTGATATTGACACCCTTCGGCGGAAGAATGAGTGAGATTTCTGATTCAGAAATTCCTTTCCCACATAGAAAAGGAAATTTGTTTGAGATCCAGTATTTCGACAATTGGGGTAATGCCGAAGAAACTGAGAAACATATTAGCGGGATGAGAATGGTGTATGCCTACCTGGCACCGTGCGTTTCCAAGTCTCCAAGAGCTTCCTATTTAAACTATAGAGATCTTGACCTGGGAAGGAATGGTGATTGCAATACAAGCTATGCACAAGCAAGCGCTTGGGGTTTGAAGTATTTCAAGAATAACTTTAGGAGACTTGCTAAAGTTAAGACCGTAGTCGATCCTGGTAACTTCTTTAGAGATGAACAAAGCATCCCTGTGTTACACTCCAGGAAGAAATAG
- the LOC137726496 gene encoding tetrahydroberberine oxidase-like gives MEISHIKLVALLLFFLLNSGCSTTSNSISESFVQCFSSRIHSNSTSKIILTESSSDYTPVLQSSIQNLRFLNTSTPKPQAIITPHQYSHVQAAVVCAKKVGIQIRTRSGGHDYEGLSYVSKSPFIIIDLFNLRSIDIDIKKERAWVDSGATLGELYYAIAQKSKLYAFPAGTCPTIGVGGHISGGGHGTLFRQYGLAADNVLDAKIVDVSGRILDRKSMGEDLFWAIRGGGGSNFGVILAWKLRLVPVPPIVTGYMESKTIEQGATKLVSKWQAIADRMPQEYFLRLVIQVANGTGTNGGKTIQVTFNFVAFETVEKVRPWMQENFPELNLDQSTFTEMSWIESALYVADFPINESQVLLQRTQQSRVYFKNKSDFVTEPISEAALEGLWKAMLELDSLQLILTPYGGRMSEIYDWEIPFPHRKGNLFEIQYVDDWDDAKETEERISGVRSVYEYLTPYVSKSPRAAYLNYRDLDLGSNKDANTSYAQASAWGLKYFKNNFRRLVQIKTSVDPDNFFRDEQTMPVLQSAKK, from the coding sequence ATGGAGATCTCACACATAAAACTCGTTGCCCTACTACTTTTCTTCCTTCTAAACTCAGGTTGTTCTACAACTTCAAACTCGATTTCGGAAAGCTTTGTTCAATGCTTTTCCTCCCGCATACATTCGAACTCAACAAGCAAAATCATCCTCACGGAAAGCTCTTCAGACTATACCCCAGTGTTGCAATCTTCCATACAGAATCTCCGATTCCTGAACACATCAACACCGAAACCACAAGCTATCATTACTCCTCATCAATACTCTCATGTTCAAGCCGCTGTGGTATGTGCCAAGAAAGTGGGCATACAAATAAGAACCCGAAGCGGAGGCCATGACTATGAGGGCCTATCTTATGTATCCAAATCTCCTTTCATCATCATTGATCTTTTCAATCTTCGATCCATTGATATTGACATAAAGAAGGAGAGGGCTTGGGTTGATTCAGGTGCTACTCTCGGAGAGTTGTACTATGCAATTGCACAAAAGAGTAAACTCTATGCCTTTCCAGCAGGGACATGTCCAACTATTGGTGTGGGAGGACATATTAGTGGAGGTGGACATGGTACCTTGTTTAGACAATACGGTCTAGCAGCTGACAATGTCCTTGATGCTAAGATTGTCGATGTTAGCGGAAGAATTCTTGACAGAAAATCCATGGGAGAAGATCTCTTTTGGGCAATTCGAGGTGGCGGAGGCTCAAACTTTGGAGTCATCCTGGCCTGGAAACTTAGGTTGGTTCCTGTTCCTCCAATTGTAACAGGCTACATGGAATCGAAGACCATAGAACAAGGTGCAACCAAACTTGTTTCCAAATGGCAAGCTATAGCTGATAGGATGCCTCAAGAGTACTTCCTGCGTTTGGTTATCCAAGTTGCAAATGGAACTGGTACAAATGGTGGAAAAACTATTCAAGTTACGTTCAATTTCGTGGCTTTTGAGACTGTTGAGAAAGTTCGCCCTTGGATGCAAGAAAATTTCCCTGAGTTAAATTTAGACCAGTCCACCTTCACTGAAATGAGTTGGATTGAGTCCGCTCTATACGTTGCTGACTTCCCGATAAACGAATCACAAGTTCTGCTTCAGCGGACTCAACAATCGAGGGTATACTTCAAAAACAAATCAGATTTTGTTACTGAACCTATTTCAGAAGCTGCCTTAGAAGGTTTATGGAAAGCAATGCTTGAATTGGATTCATTACAGTTGATACTGACACCTTACGGTGGAAGAATGAGTGAGATTTATGATTGGGAAATTCCTTTCCCACATAGAAAAGGAAATTTGTTTGAGATCCAGTATGTCGACGATTGGGATGATGCCAAAGAAACTGAGGAACGTATTAGCGGGGTGAGAAGTGTGTATGAGTACTTGACACCATATGTTTCGAAGTCCCCAAGAGCTGCCTATTTGAATTATAGGGATCTTGACTTGGGGAGCAACAAGGATGCCAATACAAGCTATGCACAAGCAAGCGCTTGGGGATTGAAGTATTTCAAGAATAACTTTAGGAGACTTGTTCAAATAAAGACTTCAGTCGATCCTGATAATTTCTTTAGAGATGAACAAACCATGCCGGTGTTACAGTCTGCGAAGAAATAG